The Deltaproteobacteria bacterium genome window below encodes:
- a CDS encoding sulfate ABC transporter permease, with amino-acid sequence MKSDTSLRVTPEMAAQIFIADRRAQARHSGQLLRRSLIGLAAVTVGVTLLLPVLVIFNAALSHGLGVYLTSIFAAETWQAIKLTLFTIALVVPLNTACALALAWAVSKTRVKGSTWLLVVTDLPLTVSPVVTGLMLILLYGQRGWLATQLHAHGIDIAIVYAVPAVVLATLFVTVPYVARQILPQLEDAGTEAEEAAATLGASGWSIFRRVTLPSIKLSLVQGVILAAARAAGEFGAVSMISGHIRGLTTTLPQQVEILYNEYGFTAAYSVASILTLFAVLSLGVKAYFTSSLISAPVPQAINVDDQSAKGRG; translated from the coding sequence GTGAAAAGTGATACGAGCCTTAGAGTCACACCGGAAATGGCGGCACAGATTTTTATCGCCGACCGCAGAGCTCAAGCTAGGCACTCGGGGCAATTGCTACGTCGTAGCCTGATCGGACTGGCTGCAGTGACGGTTGGTGTGACCCTGTTGCTGCCTGTTTTAGTCATCTTCAATGCGGCTTTGAGTCACGGATTGGGTGTCTATCTTACGAGTATTTTCGCAGCTGAAACCTGGCAAGCAATCAAGCTAACGTTGTTTACTATCGCGTTAGTGGTTCCCCTCAATACAGCATGCGCCTTGGCCCTTGCCTGGGCCGTCAGCAAGACGCGGGTCAAAGGCAGCACCTGGCTCCTCGTCGTCACTGATCTACCACTTACTGTTTCGCCTGTAGTGACTGGTCTTATGCTGATACTGCTCTACGGCCAGCGCGGATGGCTAGCAACGCAACTCCACGCTCATGGGATAGACATCGCCATCGTCTACGCCGTCCCCGCAGTGGTGCTGGCAACACTCTTTGTCACCGTGCCCTATGTAGCGAGACAGATTCTGCCGCAGCTCGAAGACGCGGGTACCGAGGCCGAGGAGGCTGCCGCCACCCTCGGGGCCAGTGGCTGGTCGATTTTTAGACGCGTGACCCTACCCAGCATCAAGCTGAGCCTGGTGCAGGGAGTCATCCTGGCGGCCGCCCGCGCGGCTGGCGAGTTTGGGGCTGTCTCCATGATCTCTGGCCATATCCGCGGCCTCACCACCACCCTCCCGCAGCAGGTGGAAATCCTCTACAACGAGTACGGCTTCACGGCGGCCTACAGCGTCGCCTCTATCCTCACGCTTTTTGCCGTCCTATCACTCGGCGTCAAGGCCTACTTCACCAGCAGTCTCATATCCGCCCCTGTGCCTCAAGCAATCAACGTGGACGATCAATCAGCTAAAGGGAGAGGATAA
- the cysT gene encoding sulfate ABC transporter permease subunit CysT, with protein MTSIAIKSEAKRQAPALPGQVPTTLGATLYLGLVVLLPVVALVTAAHGVAANVWVKVLTSSRIVAAIRVSVSTSLVAAAITTVLGLLLAWVIERYSFTGRRVLDALLDIPLALPTAVAGLALAALYAEGGPHAWLGRPLAACGIQVAYTPLGIIVAQVFVTLPLQARILQPVLRQFEPSVEAAAVTLGAAPWQRFWRLFIPHLTPALVAGFTQAFARALGEYGAVIFIAGNLPSYSEIMPLMIATKLEQFDYAGATALALIMLAVSLATLFILNFYARKLGSRYKGGLQ; from the coding sequence ATGACCAGTATTGCCATCAAATCTGAAGCAAAAAGGCAAGCTCCAGCGCTACCGGGCCAGGTGCCGACCACTTTAGGCGCGACGCTTTATCTAGGCCTGGTTGTGTTGCTCCCTGTGGTAGCCCTCGTCACCGCAGCCCATGGCGTCGCTGCAAACGTATGGGTCAAAGTACTCACGTCGTCCCGCATAGTCGCGGCCATACGGGTGAGTGTTAGCACCAGTTTAGTTGCAGCGGCGATCACCACGGTGCTGGGATTGCTCCTCGCCTGGGTCATAGAGCGCTACAGCTTTACTGGTCGCCGTGTCCTCGATGCCCTGCTTGATATACCACTGGCACTGCCCACAGCTGTTGCCGGTCTCGCCCTGGCTGCTCTTTACGCAGAAGGTGGTCCCCATGCATGGCTAGGCAGGCCTCTCGCCGCTTGCGGCATCCAGGTAGCCTACACGCCACTGGGGATCATCGTCGCCCAAGTATTCGTCACTCTCCCCCTACAGGCGCGCATCTTACAGCCGGTACTCCGACAATTTGAACCATCAGTCGAAGCTGCCGCAGTGACTCTGGGTGCCGCACCCTGGCAGCGATTTTGGCGTCTATTCATCCCCCACCTCACCCCAGCACTGGTTGCCGGGTTTACGCAGGCATTCGCTCGTGCCTTGGGGGAATACGGAGCAGTTATTTTCATTGCCGGTAATTTGCCTTCCTACTCAGAAATCATGCCGCTCATGATTGCCACCAAATTAGAACAATTTGATTACGCAGGGGCCACAGCTCTCGCCCTCATCATGCTTGCAGTGTCGCTTGCAACTTTATTCATCCTCAACTTCTACGCGAGGAAGTTGGGTAGTCGTTACAAAGGGGGTCTCCAGTGA